From Sphingorhabdus sp. SMR4y:
CGTCCGCATGGCAGCCGCGCAATCCCACGCGAGCTATTCCACCGCTGCGGATCGGGCGATCCAGTTTCACGGCGGCTTCGGTTTCACCCATGATTGCGATGCGCAATTGCACCGGCGCAAGGCGATTTTGTCAGGTGCGCTGATCGGCGATGCGGCCTACCAGCGGTCGAAACTGGCCAATCTGTTGTTCGATTAGGGTAAAATTTGCCGTTCGTCCTGAGCTTGTCGAAGGACAGCGCTAGTCGATAGGCGAACTTCGAAAGGCTCAGTGCGAACGGGTAAAAAATAAGGAGAAAGAATATGTCTGAAGTACTCACCGAGATCCAGGACGGTTTCATCATCGTCACCATCAACCGGCCCGACGCCAAAAACGCGATGACCAAGGCGGCCGCCGAAGGCATTCGCGCGGCGATGGAGCAGCTCGACAATGACAACAGCCTCAACGCCGGCATCCTCACCGGCGCTGGCGGGACATTCTGTTCCGGCATGGACCTCAAGGGATTTCTGCGCGGTGAAACGCCATCGGTCAAAGGCTATGGTTTTGGCGGGATCACCGAAAAGGGTCCGGAAAAGCCATTGATCGCCGCGGTTGAAGGCTATGCACTGGCCGGTGGTCTGGAACTGGCGCTGGCTTGTGATCTGTGCGTCGCCAATGTCAACGCGAAATTCGGTATTCCCGAAGTCAAGCGCAGCCTGGTGGCGGCAGCGGGCGGCGTGATCAAGCTGCAGCAGCTTGTCGGCAAGCGGGTTGCCATGGAATGGGCGCTGACCGGTGACTTCTTCTCCGCGCAGCGCGCTTATGAAGTTGGCTTCGTCAACCGCGTGACCGAAGGCGCTGCGATTGACGCGGCGATCGAACTGGCGACCACGGTGGCGGCGAACGGCCCGCTGGCGCTGAAAGCGACCAAGAAAATCATCAACGAGAGCTACGATTGGACCAGCGAGGAAGCGTGGAAGAAACAGGCTGAAATCACCAAGCCCGTATTCACCTCCAAGGACGCGCAGGAAGGTTCGCTCGCTTTCGCCCAGAAGCGGAAGCCCGACTGGAAGGGTGAATAAGCGCGGCTCATGGCAAGCAGTGATATTGTAGATCAGTGGGCAGCGTCGCACGACCTGCCCGCATGGTTTCTGCGCGCAATGGACGTGCCGCGCGAGGACAGTTTTGTCGAAGTCGACGGGCACCAGGTGCACTATTTTCGATGGGGTCAGCGCGGCAAGCCGCCGCTGCTGATGACCCACGGCTTTCTTGCCCATGCGCGCTGCTTTGCCTTTATCGCGCCGTTTCTGGCCGAGGAATATGATATTATCGCCTATGATCTCGCCGGCATGGGGGAAAGCGAGATGATTCCCGACTGCGACAGTCTCAAGCGGGCCGAGCGGATGGTAGAGATCGCCGATGCGCTTGATCTGTTTTCCGGACCGGTCAAACCCAAGATTATCGCGCACAGTTTCGGTTCCGGGGTCGCTCTGCAAGTAATGGAACTGGCCGGCGAGCGATTTGGCGGGCTGGTGATCTGCGACCTGATGGTCTTGCGGCCCGAGCGGTTGCGGGCACGTTTCGAAGCGGGCGGCGGACCGCCGGGATCGGGTCGGTCGGATCGGCCGAACAAGGTCTATCCCGACTATCAAACGGCCTATGGGCGTTTTGTCCTGTCTCCGCCGCAGGCCGTGCAACAACCGTTCCTGTTCGATTATATGGCCTATCATTCGCTTCGTCCTGCCGGGGACGGCGGCTGGTCCTGGAAATTCGATCCGATGGTGTTTTATCGCCATGACGCCGATCAGACCAAATGGCTGCAGACCGGGCAGCGCATCGTCGACCTGCCGCACCGGCTGGCGATCGTCTATGGCGAGAACAGCGAGCTGTTCGACAATGACAGCGCGGCCTATCTGCGCGAACTGGGCGGCGACCATATTCCGATAATCGCGATTCCCGAGGCGGAACATCATCTGATGCTCGACCAGCCGCTGGCTCTGGTCACGGCATTGCGGTCAATATTGGCGCTTTGGGCGGAATAATCGCCGGTTAGCTGATCGCCAGATGAACCATATCGGGCTGTTGCGACAATATGGTACAAAAAACCGGGAATCTGACAAAGGCCTGCGACAGGTCTCCCCTATTTCTACTGCTGACGCCGCAGTTGGCGCCAGATAGAAAAAGGAATTCAGCATGAAAAAGTTTCTGATGGCTATGGCAGTAACAACCATGGCGGTGTCTCCGATGGTAACCGCCCAGGCCCAGGCCGCTCCGCACAAGACGGTCGAGAAGCGCGTGACCCAGAAAAACGGCAAACGGGTTGTGACGAAAACCACGACAACCAGAAGTACCAGGCAATATCGCAACGATAACCGGCGCTATGCTTCTGTTTCCCAGAAAAAATGGACCAAGGGCCAGCGGTTCGACCGGCGTTATGCCACCAGTTACCGGGTGATCGACAATCCGCGGGCCTATCGGCTCTCCAATGCGCCGCGCGGCTATCAATGGGTACGGTCGGGCAATGATGCGGTCCTGATCGCTGTCACCAGCGGCATTATCGGTGCGGTGATCGGCAACGCGATCTCTCGCTAGCATCGACAGGAAAGAATTAAGGCCAGCACCCCCGGAAGCGATTCCGGGGGTGTTTGTTCAGGCGTTCTTTATGGTCAGCCCGCCATCGACGGGAATGACCGCGCCGGTCAGGAAGCTCGCCGACGGCAGAACGCAGGACAAGGTGATATGCGCGACCTCTTCGGGAATGGCGTAGCGGCGCAGCGGTACGCGCCGCTTGGCATAGATGGTCTTGTGCTCTTCGGAAATCGCGTCGGTAATGCCGGTCCGAATTGGACCGGGGCAGACGCAGTTGACGGTGATGCCCTCGCGGCCCAAATCCACGGCCAATCCGCGGGTCAGTCCGATCACGCCATGTTTCGCCGCGACATAGGGGCTGTTGCCGGGCGTCCCGCCCAGTCCTTCGGTCGAGGCAATATTGACGATCCGGGGGTGCTCCGCCTTGCGAAGATAGGGCAGGGCCGCGCGGATCATTCTCTGATGCGCCGAAAGCATGACGTCCAGAGTAGGCCCCCAACTGTCTTCATAGCTTTCTTCGGCGATATCAGCGGGGATTGCGAAGCCGGCATTGTTGACGAGAATGTCAATTCCGGCGAATTTCGGGGCAATGTCTTCGACGACCGTCTTGATGACATCCGGCTTGCTGACGTCCAGCGCCCATGCCCGAGCGTCGCCGCGATAACCCGCCGCCGCAATTTCTGAGACGACGGCATCGCATTTCGCCTGATCAAGATCGGTCACCGCGACATGCGCGCCTTCCGAGGCAAAGAGATGCGCGGTGGCCCGGCCCATGCCGCTGGCCGCGCCGGTGACGATCGCGACCTTGCCGGCGATGGAGCGGCTGAGCGGCTGATAGGGTTCCACGATCAGTTCGCCATGAATCCCTTGAGCCGCTGATTGATGATCTGATCCGCCTCGGCCATGATCCGGTCGATCAGTTCCTGACAGGTCGGGATATCATTGATCAGGCCGGCCACCATGCCACAGCTCCACGCGCCGGCATCCATCGTGCCCTCCATCATGATCTTGGGATAGACGCCCGCGACCTGCTCGATGATATCCTTGAATTCCAGATCCGCGCCTTTTTCCTTTTCGATTTCGAGCAGCCGCTCGACCGCCGAATTGTTCATCACGCGTTCGGTGTTGCGGAGCGGCCGCATCACCAGACGGGTGTCGAGTTCGCTTGCCGCGACAATCGCGTCCTTCACATTCTGGTGCACCGGGGCTTCCTTGGTGGCGATGAAGCGGGTCCCCATGTTCATGCCTTCCGCGCCCATCGCGAGCGAGGCTACGAGGCTGCGGCCATCGGCCTGG
This genomic window contains:
- a CDS encoding crotonase/enoyl-CoA hydratase family protein produces the protein MSEVLTEIQDGFIIVTINRPDAKNAMTKAAAEGIRAAMEQLDNDNSLNAGILTGAGGTFCSGMDLKGFLRGETPSVKGYGFGGITEKGPEKPLIAAVEGYALAGGLELALACDLCVANVNAKFGIPEVKRSLVAAAGGVIKLQQLVGKRVAMEWALTGDFFSAQRAYEVGFVNRVTEGAAIDAAIELATTVAANGPLALKATKKIINESYDWTSEEAWKKQAEITKPVFTSKDAQEGSLAFAQKRKPDWKGE
- a CDS encoding alpha/beta fold hydrolase, encoding MASSDIVDQWAASHDLPAWFLRAMDVPREDSFVEVDGHQVHYFRWGQRGKPPLLMTHGFLAHARCFAFIAPFLAEEYDIIAYDLAGMGESEMIPDCDSLKRAERMVEIADALDLFSGPVKPKIIAHSFGSGVALQVMELAGERFGGLVICDLMVLRPERLRARFEAGGGPPGSGRSDRPNKVYPDYQTAYGRFVLSPPQAVQQPFLFDYMAYHSLRPAGDGGWSWKFDPMVFYRHDADQTKWLQTGQRIVDLPHRLAIVYGENSELFDNDSAAYLRELGGDHIPIIAIPEAEHHLMLDQPLALVTALRSILALWAE
- a CDS encoding RcnB family protein, which gives rise to MKKFLMAMAVTTMAVSPMVTAQAQAAPHKTVEKRVTQKNGKRVVTKTTTTRSTRQYRNDNRRYASVSQKKWTKGQRFDRRYATSYRVIDNPRAYRLSNAPRGYQWVRSGNDAVLIAVTSGIIGAVIGNAISR
- a CDS encoding SDR family NAD(P)-dependent oxidoreductase → MEPYQPLSRSIAGKVAIVTGAASGMGRATAHLFASEGAHVAVTDLDQAKCDAVVSEIAAAGYRGDARAWALDVSKPDVIKTVVEDIAPKFAGIDILVNNAGFAIPADIAEESYEDSWGPTLDVMLSAHQRMIRAALPYLRKAEHPRIVNIASTEGLGGTPGNSPYVAAKHGVIGLTRGLAVDLGREGITVNCVCPGPIRTGITDAISEEHKTIYAKRRVPLRRYAIPEEVAHITLSCVLPSASFLTGAVIPVDGGLTIKNA